Proteins from a single region of Streptomyces glaucescens:
- a CDS encoding pirin family protein translates to MQAAKNSTATRSVTAVLPPVHTVEGEGFPVRRPFPTAHLPLLDPFLMVDQVGPVRLGPGEAKGAPDHPHRGFETIAYVLAGDLEYADSTGSRGVVPPGAAQWLTAGAGVVHSAMPTEAFRRAGGLQHNLQIWVNLPAARKGLRPRTQNRGPADIPVVRTLGGSWFKVIAGSAFGATGPFDTQVPVTVVHAGLAPGEPAELPAPAGHNAAVYVLTGSASVAGRVTQDGELAVLGDDGAGVRVAGGPAGADLLFLSGEPIGEPVVRSGPFVMNTPQQIARAHADHAAGRLGRYDD, encoded by the coding sequence ATGCAGGCCGCCAAGAACAGCACCGCCACCCGCTCGGTCACCGCCGTCCTGCCGCCCGTCCACACCGTGGAGGGCGAGGGCTTCCCCGTCCGGCGGCCGTTCCCGACGGCCCACCTGCCGCTGCTCGACCCGTTCCTGATGGTCGACCAGGTCGGTCCGGTGCGGCTCGGGCCCGGCGAGGCGAAGGGCGCCCCGGACCACCCCCACCGGGGGTTCGAGACGATCGCCTACGTCCTGGCGGGCGACCTGGAGTACGCGGACTCGACCGGCAGCCGGGGCGTGGTGCCGCCGGGCGCCGCGCAGTGGCTCACCGCGGGCGCCGGCGTGGTGCACTCGGCCATGCCGACGGAAGCCTTCCGGCGGGCCGGCGGGCTCCAGCACAACCTCCAGATCTGGGTCAACCTCCCGGCCGCCCGCAAGGGACTGCGCCCGCGCACCCAGAACCGCGGCCCGGCGGACATCCCCGTGGTGCGCACCCTCGGCGGCTCCTGGTTCAAGGTGATCGCCGGCTCCGCGTTCGGGGCGACGGGCCCGTTCGACACCCAGGTCCCGGTGACCGTCGTCCACGCCGGCCTCGCCCCGGGCGAGCCGGCCGAACTGCCCGCCCCCGCCGGGCACAACGCGGCGGTGTACGTGCTGACCGGCAGCGCCTCGGTGGCCGGACGCGTCACGCAGGACGGCGAACTGGCCGTGCTCGGCGACGACGGCGCCGGCGTCCGCGTCGCCGGCGGACCGGCCGGCGCCGACCTGCTGTTCCTGTCCGGTGAGCCGATCGGCGAACCCGTCGTGCGCAGCGGGCCGTTCGTCATGAACACCCCGCAGCAGATCGCCCGCGCGCACGCCGACCACGCCGCCGGACGACTGGGCCGCTACGACGACTGA
- a CDS encoding class I adenylate-forming enzyme family protein, which yields MFLQRIGNQGIRLGTLFERAAARHPANIVVLDHDLDIAPGLGRRATVAEIADLIDDFAARLWAAGVRPAQRVVVHKSDGFDITLLACAIVRVGAVPVLLSPKLDGATVAELVRRTDRPFLLTDRDKLDTELPAEVFTLAERVLLAAGGHPEATALADLAGSPRVPAVTMPPEQPTLVTHTSGTTGIPKLAVHTGHTLQARYRPQAAVTAPLLRGRETIAMHVSFVHSRLITALAISLFRGYPIVVLADSDPKHAADLFARLRPGILEAHPNSFMEWEELADDPRAPLANVKLFSSTFDAIHPRTVRRLLGASRRKGALFGQLYGQSEIGPAVVRSFSRSGRGLCTDGRCVGRPFPGMTDIRVVSRNGNPPSPDNPGYIEVRSDGRIVTYLGEQQRYDEQVNDGWWRMGDVGFRTRLGCVHLLDREVDLIDGFGSTLAVEDALFTRLPQLAEVVIIPGPDGRAVPVVSTKDDIPLDPDTWRRAVAGLPAMAEPVQWRKEELPQTATTKIKRLELARRLADAPGAQGPVAVEEVV from the coding sequence ATGTTCCTCCAGCGCATCGGCAACCAAGGCATCCGGCTCGGCACGCTCTTCGAGCGGGCCGCCGCCCGGCACCCGGCGAACATCGTCGTCCTCGACCACGACCTGGACATCGCCCCCGGACTCGGCCGCCGGGCGACCGTCGCGGAGATCGCCGACCTGATCGACGACTTCGCCGCCCGGCTGTGGGCGGCGGGTGTCCGCCCCGCCCAGCGCGTCGTCGTGCACAAGTCCGACGGCTTCGACATCACCCTCCTGGCCTGCGCGATCGTCCGCGTCGGCGCCGTACCGGTGCTGCTGTCGCCGAAGCTGGACGGCGCGACCGTCGCGGAGCTGGTGCGCCGCACCGACCGGCCGTTCCTGCTCACCGACCGCGACAAGCTCGACACCGAGCTCCCGGCGGAGGTGTTCACGCTGGCCGAACGGGTGCTGCTCGCCGCGGGCGGCCACCCGGAGGCGACCGCGCTGGCCGACCTGGCCGGCTCGCCGCGGGTGCCCGCCGTCACCATGCCGCCCGAGCAGCCGACCCTGGTCACCCACACCTCCGGCACCACCGGCATCCCGAAGCTGGCCGTGCACACCGGGCACACCCTCCAGGCCCGCTACCGGCCGCAGGCGGCCGTCACCGCGCCGCTGCTGCGCGGCCGGGAGACCATCGCCATGCACGTGTCGTTCGTGCACTCCCGGCTGATCACCGCGCTCGCCATCTCCCTCTTCCGCGGCTACCCGATCGTCGTCCTCGCCGACTCCGACCCGAAGCACGCCGCCGACCTGTTCGCCCGGCTGCGCCCCGGCATCCTGGAGGCGCACCCCAACTCGTTCATGGAGTGGGAGGAACTGGCCGACGACCCGCGCGCGCCGCTCGCCAACGTCAAGCTGTTCAGCAGCACCTTCGACGCCATCCACCCGCGCACCGTGCGCCGGCTGCTGGGCGCGAGCCGCCGCAAGGGCGCACTGTTCGGGCAGCTCTACGGGCAGAGCGAGATCGGCCCCGCGGTCGTGCGGTCCTTCTCGCGCAGCGGGCGCGGGCTGTGCACCGACGGCCGCTGCGTGGGCCGGCCCTTCCCCGGCATGACCGACATCCGGGTGGTCAGCCGGAACGGCAACCCGCCCTCCCCCGACAACCCCGGCTACATCGAGGTCCGCAGCGACGGCCGGATCGTCACCTACCTCGGCGAGCAGCAGCGCTACGACGAGCAGGTCAACGACGGCTGGTGGCGGATGGGCGACGTCGGCTTCCGCACCAGGCTCGGCTGCGTGCACCTGCTGGACCGCGAGGTCGACCTGATCGACGGCTTCGGCAGCACACTGGCCGTCGAGGACGCGCTGTTCACCCGGCTGCCGCAGCTCGCCGAGGTCGTCATCATCCCCGGCCCGGACGGACGGGCCGTACCGGTGGTGTCCACCAAGGACGACATACCGCTGGACCCGGACACCTGGCGGCGGGCGGTCGCGGGGCTGCCGGCGATGGCGGAGCCCGTGCAGTGGCGCAAGGAGGAGCTGCCGCAGACCGCCACCACGAAGATCAAGCGGCTGGAGCTGGCCCGGCGGCTCGCCGACGCCCCCGGCGCCCAGGGTCCCGTCGCGGTCGAGGAGGTCGTGTGA
- a CDS encoding NADPH-dependent FMN reductase, which translates to MPELKILAISGSLRSASYNGALVRAAQKFAPGNMTVEIYEGLRDIPLYDQDLDTATPPAAVADLRRRITEADGLFIATPEYNYGIPGPLKNALDWASTPGLNSSLTRKPIALAGAAPSNFGTVRAQLSLRQLFLWTDSQVVGKPELQIFRAHERFDEAGNLTDESTIELLGALLDALAARIRDSKAATAA; encoded by the coding sequence ATGCCCGAGCTCAAGATCCTGGCCATCTCCGGCAGCCTGCGCTCCGCCTCCTACAACGGCGCCCTGGTGCGCGCGGCACAGAAGTTCGCCCCGGGGAACATGACGGTCGAAATCTACGAGGGCCTGCGCGACATCCCCCTCTACGACCAGGACCTCGACACCGCGACGCCCCCGGCCGCCGTGGCCGACCTGCGCCGCCGCATCACCGAGGCGGACGGCCTGTTCATCGCCACCCCCGAGTACAACTACGGCATCCCCGGCCCGCTGAAGAACGCCCTCGACTGGGCGAGCACCCCCGGCCTGAACTCCTCGCTCACCCGCAAGCCGATCGCCCTCGCCGGCGCCGCCCCCTCCAACTTCGGCACCGTGCGCGCCCAGCTGTCCCTGCGCCAGCTGTTCCTGTGGACCGACTCCCAGGTCGTCGGCAAACCCGAACTGCAGATCTTCCGCGCCCACGAGCGCTTCGACGAGGCCGGCAACCTCACCGACGAGTCCACCATCGAGCTGCTGGGCGCCCTGCTCGACGCCCTCGCCGCCCGCATCCGGGACAGCAAGGCCGCCACGGCCGCCTGA
- a CDS encoding SRPBCC family protein, producing the protein MSTQPLFSARAEITVSARPDEVYAVVSDLPRSGEWSPECLGGTWITGEPGAVGSVFRGENLRSEEVVAWAPVVRGRWTTHAEVVAAEAGRTFRWAMHDSKGEKQRSVWGFDVQPDGEDTLLVHHFRMDAPTEGIRGITAEMDADAKRRFFEEWGEKVAGDLAETLRRIKTVIEKTA; encoded by the coding sequence GTGTCCACCCAGCCCCTCTTCTCCGCCCGCGCCGAGATCACCGTCTCCGCCCGCCCCGACGAGGTCTACGCGGTCGTCAGCGACCTGCCGCGCAGCGGCGAATGGAGCCCCGAGTGCCTCGGCGGCACCTGGATCACCGGTGAGCCCGGCGCCGTCGGATCGGTCTTCCGCGGCGAGAACCTGCGCAGTGAGGAAGTCGTCGCCTGGGCACCCGTGGTGCGCGGCCGGTGGACCACCCACGCGGAGGTCGTCGCCGCCGAAGCGGGCCGCACCTTCCGCTGGGCCATGCACGACAGCAAGGGCGAGAAGCAGCGAAGCGTCTGGGGCTTCGACGTGCAGCCGGACGGCGAGGACACCCTGCTCGTGCACCACTTCCGGATGGACGCCCCCACCGAGGGAATCCGCGGCATCACCGCGGAGATGGACGCGGACGCGAAGCGCCGGTTCTTCGAGGAGTGGGGCGAGAAGGTCGCCGGCGACCTCGCGGAGACGCTGCGGCGCATCAAGACGGTCATCGAGAAGACCGCCTGA
- a CDS encoding NADPH:quinone reductase, whose translation MRAAFIEELGPADNIRYGEVPAPDPGPTDVLVEVEAVSANPVDTFVRSGIFRTPVEFPFVIGRDLVGTVVTAGPGAPGFTPGDRVWCNSLGHGGRQGAAAERAVVPADRLYHLPPGIDPATAVAVVHPAATAYLGLFTHGRVRPGETVLVAGAAGNVGGALVVMAAEAGARVVATAAARDAGYVASLGAHTVLDYRDPGLPELLRKECPDGVDVHLDTSGTNDLTTAVDSLAHRGRIVLLAGARTQPVLPAGPLYMKDGSVVGFVISHATTAELAEAARTVNHLLTSGRLRPRSLERVPLAEAARVHQRLEAGELHGRRVVLVP comes from the coding sequence ATGCGCGCGGCGTTCATCGAAGAGCTGGGTCCGGCGGACAACATCCGCTACGGCGAGGTGCCGGCACCGGACCCGGGTCCCACGGACGTCCTGGTCGAGGTGGAGGCCGTGTCCGCCAACCCCGTCGACACCTTCGTCCGGTCCGGGATCTTCCGCACCCCCGTGGAGTTCCCGTTCGTCATCGGCCGCGACCTCGTCGGCACCGTCGTCACCGCCGGACCGGGCGCCCCGGGCTTCACACCCGGCGACCGCGTCTGGTGCAACAGCCTCGGCCACGGCGGCCGGCAGGGCGCCGCCGCCGAGCGGGCCGTCGTCCCCGCCGACCGGCTCTACCACCTGCCCCCCGGCATCGACCCGGCCACCGCCGTCGCCGTCGTGCACCCCGCGGCCACCGCCTACCTCGGCCTGTTCACCCACGGCCGGGTCCGCCCAGGCGAGACGGTCCTGGTCGCCGGGGCGGCCGGGAACGTCGGCGGCGCCCTGGTCGTCATGGCCGCCGAGGCCGGCGCCCGGGTCGTCGCGACCGCCGCCGCACGCGACGCCGGGTACGTCGCCTCGCTCGGCGCGCACACGGTGCTGGACTACCGCGACCCCGGCCTACCCGAGCTGCTCCGCAAGGAATGCCCGGACGGCGTCGACGTCCACCTCGACACCTCCGGCACCAACGACCTCACCACCGCCGTGGACAGCCTGGCGCACCGCGGGCGGATCGTGCTGCTGGCCGGGGCCCGCACCCAGCCGGTGCTGCCCGCCGGACCCCTCTACATGAAGGACGGCTCCGTCGTCGGCTTCGTCATCTCCCACGCCACCACCGCCGAACTCGCCGAAGCCGCCCGCACGGTCAACCACCTGCTGACCTCCGGCCGGCTGCGGCCCCGCTCCCTGGAACGCGTCCCCCTGGCCGAGGCGGCCCGCGTCCACCAGCGCCTGGAGGCGGGCGAACTGCACGGGCGGCGCGTGGTGCTGGTGCCGTAG
- a CDS encoding TetR/AcrR family transcriptional regulator, which produces MRTAKSAPEGPPAAPSGARAARKRQAILEAAHRVFLREGFGAGVDLLAAEAGVSKVTLYNHFGSKENLFKEVIGRTLDEALGASESLITDRLAESDDVRSDLLAACRSWVAGLATPEVLALRDVIAGERRRFPALGEVWQQRGPVRQHAALARALGRLDERGLLRIPDMELAVLQLSGLVLSPHLVYGSYGADMSASLADRLVEGGVDMFLARYGTGAAVPGN; this is translated from the coding sequence ATGCGCACAGCGAAGAGCGCCCCGGAGGGGCCACCGGCCGCCCCGTCCGGAGCCCGGGCAGCGCGGAAGCGGCAGGCCATCCTGGAGGCGGCCCACCGGGTCTTCCTGCGCGAGGGCTTCGGCGCCGGCGTGGACCTGCTGGCGGCCGAGGCCGGGGTCTCCAAGGTCACCCTCTACAACCACTTCGGCAGCAAGGAGAACCTCTTCAAGGAGGTGATCGGCCGCACCCTCGACGAGGCGCTGGGCGCCTCGGAGTCGCTGATCACCGACCGGCTCGCCGAGTCCGACGACGTCCGGTCCGACCTCCTCGCGGCCTGCCGGTCCTGGGTGGCGGGTCTCGCCACACCCGAGGTGCTGGCCCTGCGCGACGTCATCGCCGGCGAGCGCCGCCGCTTCCCCGCGCTCGGCGAGGTCTGGCAGCAGCGCGGGCCGGTGCGGCAGCACGCGGCGCTCGCCCGGGCGCTGGGCCGGCTCGACGAGCGCGGTCTGCTGCGGATCCCGGACATGGAGCTGGCGGTGCTCCAGTTGTCGGGCCTGGTGCTCTCCCCGCACCTGGTCTACGGCTCGTACGGCGCGGACATGAGCGCGTCGCTGGCCGACCGCCTGGTGGAGGGCGGCGTCGACATGTTCCTCGCCCGCTACGGCACCGGCGCCGCGGTACCGGGGAACTGA
- a CDS encoding FAD/NAD(P)-binding protein, translating into MDRTDRTGRPGGTEPGGIEICIIGAGPRGLSVLERLCANERARAAHRAVTVHVVDPSAPGAGRVWRPDQSRHLLMNTVASQITVYTDDSVRTEGPVEPGPSLYEWARSLADGEFAEDDAGTLAEARRLGPDTYPTRAFYGSYLHAQFQRVVGRAPAHMTIRTHRSRAVAMADTHGVPGGPQGVRLENGTRLNDLDAIVMAQGHVPARLTPREAKTASLARIHHLTYLTPANPADLDLSTVEPGQTVLLRGLGLNFFDHMALFTVGRGGAFVRDESGKLHYVRSGEEPRLYASSRRGIPYHARGENEKGAYGRHLPRLLTPEVIEGLRARSARGEGIGFTTDLWPLISREVESVYYGTLLTAAGRGAEREEFTERFLALAGEADRAALLDAYGVRPDERWDWERLSRPYGDRVFTGRDDFRDWLLGYLERDVAQARAGNVNGPLKAALDVLRDLRNEIRLVVDHGGLDGASHRDDLEGWYTPLNAFLSIGPPASRIEEMIALVEAGVLELTGPGTEIRIDTVSGDRATFVAQSRDVPGPPVRSYVLIEARLPEPDLRRTDDPLLRHLLDTEQCTTYRIRSADGGGYESGGLAVTERPYRLLDARGRAHPRRYAYGVPTESVHWVTAAGIRPGVDSVTLGDSDAIARAVLALPSATLVPTGVRPAPAETDLTGVLV; encoded by the coding sequence ATGGACCGCACCGACCGTACCGGCCGCCCCGGGGGAACGGAGCCGGGTGGGATCGAGATCTGCATCATCGGCGCCGGACCGCGCGGACTGTCCGTGCTGGAACGGCTGTGCGCCAACGAGCGCGCCCGCGCCGCGCACCGGGCCGTCACCGTGCACGTGGTCGACCCGTCCGCGCCCGGCGCCGGGCGGGTGTGGCGGCCGGACCAGTCCCGGCACCTGCTGATGAACACGGTGGCGTCGCAGATCACCGTGTACACCGACGACAGCGTGCGCACCGAGGGCCCGGTGGAGCCGGGCCCCAGCCTCTACGAGTGGGCGCGCTCGCTCGCCGACGGCGAGTTCGCCGAGGACGACGCCGGCACCCTCGCCGAGGCCCGCCGGCTCGGCCCGGACACCTACCCCACCCGGGCGTTCTACGGCAGCTACCTGCACGCCCAGTTCCAGCGGGTGGTGGGCCGGGCGCCCGCCCACATGACGATCCGGACGCACCGCTCCCGCGCCGTCGCGATGGCCGACACCCACGGCGTCCCCGGCGGCCCGCAGGGCGTGCGGCTGGAGAACGGCACCCGGCTGAACGACCTGGACGCCATCGTCATGGCCCAGGGCCACGTCCCGGCCCGGCTCACCCCCCGGGAGGCGAAGACCGCGAGCCTGGCCCGCATCCACCACCTCACCTACCTCACCCCCGCCAACCCCGCCGACCTCGACCTGAGCACCGTCGAACCCGGCCAGACGGTCCTGCTGCGCGGCCTCGGGCTGAACTTCTTCGACCACATGGCGCTGTTCACCGTCGGCCGCGGCGGCGCCTTCGTCCGCGACGAGAGCGGCAAGCTGCACTACGTCCGCTCCGGCGAGGAGCCGCGCCTGTACGCCAGCTCCCGGCGGGGCATCCCGTACCACGCGCGCGGCGAGAACGAGAAGGGCGCCTACGGCCGCCATCTGCCCCGGCTGCTCACCCCCGAGGTGATCGAGGGCCTGCGCGCCCGCTCGGCCCGCGGCGAGGGCATCGGCTTCACCACCGACCTGTGGCCGCTGATCTCCCGCGAGGTGGAGAGCGTCTACTACGGCACCCTGCTCACCGCCGCCGGCCGCGGCGCCGAACGCGAGGAGTTCACCGAGCGGTTCCTCGCCCTGGCCGGGGAGGCCGACCGGGCCGCGCTGCTCGACGCGTACGGGGTGCGCCCGGACGAGCGCTGGGACTGGGAGCGGCTGTCCCGGCCGTACGGCGACCGGGTCTTCACCGGCCGCGACGACTTCCGTGACTGGCTGCTCGGCTACCTGGAACGGGACGTCGCCCAGGCCCGCGCCGGCAACGTCAACGGCCCGCTGAAGGCCGCCCTGGACGTGCTGCGCGACCTGCGCAACGAGATCCGGCTCGTGGTCGACCACGGCGGACTCGACGGCGCCTCGCACCGCGACGACCTGGAGGGCTGGTACACCCCGCTCAACGCGTTCCTGTCCATCGGGCCGCCCGCCTCCCGCATCGAGGAGATGATCGCGCTCGTCGAGGCCGGGGTGCTGGAGCTGACCGGGCCCGGCACCGAGATCCGCATCGACACGGTCTCCGGCGACCGGGCGACCTTCGTCGCCCAGTCCCGCGACGTGCCCGGCCCCCCGGTCCGCTCCTACGTGCTGATCGAGGCGCGGCTGCCCGAACCCGACCTGCGCCGCACCGACGACCCGCTGCTGCGCCACCTCCTCGACACCGAGCAGTGCACCACCTACCGCATCCGCTCCGCCGACGGCGGCGGCTACGAGTCCGGCGGCCTCGCCGTCACCGAGCGCCCCTACCGGCTGCTCGACGCCCGCGGCCGGGCCCACCCCCGCCGCTACGCCTACGGTGTGCCCACCGAGTCCGTGCACTGGGTGACCGCCGCCGGGATCCGGCCGGGCGTGGACTCCGTCACCCTCGGCGACTCCGACGCCATCGCCCGCGCCGTCCTCGCCCTGCCGTCCGCCACCCTCGTGCCCACCGGGGTGCGCCCGGCACCGGCCGAGACCGACCTGACGGGAGTGCTGGTGTGA
- a CDS encoding FAD-dependent monooxygenase yields MARLIVTGGGIGGLAVALAAARRGHRVTVLERADRFAEIGAGIQLAPNGLHALDRLGLGDVVRDTAVRMAELRFMDGVTGEHVTSMPLTDAYRERFGNPYVVVHRAELHSALLDACRALDLVELRSGCAAVGYEQDAGGATAVLAGGERVTGDALIGADGIHSAIRGRLVGDGAPRISGITVYRAVIPMERVPARLRNETAVTWWTGPGCHFVHYPIAGGRYLNLAASSDNGATEALASVPVPNGTVHDELAALGADAHRLLDLGEQWKSWVLVDRDPVTTWSDGRVVLLGDAAHPMLHYVAQGACQGLEDAVVLGDLLDCGAEELPQRFEKYTAQRQERTARIQLLARDSIRLWHAAGPAATARNAALRAMSPEQLHDHVAWMHGERVGDPNGEH; encoded by the coding sequence ATGGCCCGGCTCATCGTGACCGGCGGCGGTATCGGCGGACTCGCCGTCGCCCTCGCCGCCGCCCGGCGCGGCCACCGCGTGACGGTCCTGGAGCGCGCCGACCGGTTCGCGGAGATCGGCGCGGGCATCCAGCTCGCCCCCAACGGCCTGCACGCGCTGGACCGGCTGGGCCTCGGGGACGTGGTGCGCGACACCGCGGTCCGCATGGCGGAACTGCGGTTCATGGACGGGGTCACCGGCGAGCACGTGACGAGCATGCCGCTCACCGACGCCTACCGGGAGCGCTTCGGCAACCCGTACGTCGTGGTCCACCGGGCGGAGCTGCACAGCGCCCTGCTGGACGCCTGCCGCGCCCTGGACCTGGTCGAGCTGCGCAGCGGCTGCGCGGCGGTCGGCTACGAGCAGGACGCGGGCGGCGCGACGGCCGTCCTGGCCGGCGGGGAACGCGTCACCGGGGACGCGCTGATCGGCGCCGACGGGATCCACTCGGCGATCCGCGGCCGGCTCGTCGGGGACGGCGCGCCCCGGATCTCCGGGATCACCGTCTACCGGGCGGTCATCCCCATGGAGCGGGTCCCGGCCCGGCTGCGCAACGAGACCGCGGTGACGTGGTGGACCGGCCCCGGCTGCCACTTCGTGCACTACCCGATCGCCGGCGGCCGCTACCTCAACCTGGCGGCCAGCAGCGACAACGGCGCCACGGAGGCGCTGGCCTCGGTGCCCGTCCCGAACGGCACGGTGCACGACGAGCTGGCCGCGCTGGGCGCCGACGCCCACCGGCTGCTCGACCTGGGCGAGCAGTGGAAGTCCTGGGTGCTGGTCGACCGCGACCCGGTGACGACCTGGTCCGACGGGCGGGTGGTGCTGCTCGGCGACGCCGCCCACCCGATGCTGCACTACGTCGCGCAGGGCGCCTGCCAGGGCCTGGAGGACGCCGTCGTCCTCGGCGACCTGCTGGACTGCGGGGCGGAGGAGCTGCCCCAGCGGTTCGAGAAGTACACGGCGCAGCGGCAGGAGCGCACCGCGCGCATCCAGCTGCTGGCCCGCGACAGCATCCGCCTGTGGCACGCCGCGGGACCCGCGGCCACCGCCCGCAACGCCGCCCTGAGGGCCATGTCCCCCGAGCAGCTGCACGACCACGTCGCCTGGATGCACGGCGAGCGCGTCGGCGACCCGAACGGAGAGCACTGA
- a CDS encoding MFS transporter, whose protein sequence is MSVTFAAGPAMQRELGLTRTDLVLDTAAYGLAFSGLLLLGGRLTDRSGRRTVFTLGTALFALASLAAALAQGPWTLMAARFAQGCGAALAAPAAMALLKTVFPEGRARSAATALWGLLASLGASAGILLSGALVTWTSWRWSFVVLAAAAALALAAAVRTLPPGPPPHRVPVDLLGALSGTGALTLLGCGCALAGPYGWSSAPVLGALAAGAVLLTAFTATERRVPAPLLPPGFLASRPRATALVCALFGPGTGAATAFLLALYLQQARGYSALANAGAFLPYTAVLLAVGTVAGPAVARLGPRTVAVTGAAAIAAGLHVIGGTGIRGASTPALLAGMAVVAGGIGLLMSAAVVAAVAGTGDRETALAGAVVNAAILAGPTLSIALVTSAVQSRTAGLTAAGRPAAAAGGYAFAFESLAAAAVLLCATAAYGLRPDAPHGPRPGG, encoded by the coding sequence GTGTCGGTGACCTTCGCCGCGGGCCCGGCGATGCAGCGCGAACTGGGCCTGACCCGCACGGACCTCGTCCTCGACACCGCCGCCTACGGCCTCGCCTTCAGCGGCCTGCTCCTGCTCGGCGGCCGGCTCACCGACCGGAGCGGCCGGCGCACCGTGTTCACCCTGGGCACCGCCCTGTTCGCCCTCGCCTCCCTCGCCGCCGCGCTCGCCCAGGGACCCTGGACACTGATGGCCGCCCGCTTCGCGCAGGGCTGCGGCGCCGCGCTGGCCGCCCCCGCCGCGATGGCCCTGCTGAAGACCGTCTTCCCCGAGGGCCGGGCCCGCTCCGCCGCCACGGCACTGTGGGGACTGCTGGCCAGCCTCGGCGCCTCCGCCGGGATCCTGCTCAGCGGCGCACTGGTCACCTGGACGTCCTGGCGGTGGAGCTTCGTCGTCCTGGCCGCGGCCGCCGCCCTGGCACTCGCCGCAGCCGTACGCACCCTCCCGCCCGGACCGCCCCCGCACCGCGTCCCCGTGGACCTGCTCGGCGCCCTGTCCGGGACCGGCGCGCTGACCCTGCTCGGCTGCGGCTGCGCCCTGGCCGGCCCGTACGGCTGGTCCTCGGCACCCGTACTCGGCGCACTCGCCGCCGGAGCCGTCCTGCTCACCGCCTTCACGGCCACCGAACGCCGGGTGCCCGCCCCCCTGCTGCCACCCGGCTTCCTCGCCTCCCGCCCGCGCGCCACCGCCCTGGTGTGCGCGCTGTTCGGCCCCGGAACCGGTGCCGCCACGGCGTTCCTGCTCGCCCTCTACCTCCAGCAGGCCCGCGGCTACTCCGCCCTCGCCAACGCCGGGGCGTTCCTGCCGTACACCGCGGTGCTCCTCGCCGTGGGCACCGTCGCCGGCCCCGCCGTGGCCCGGCTGGGCCCGCGCACGGTCGCCGTGACCGGCGCGGCGGCGATCGCCGCCGGTCTCCACGTCATCGGCGGCACCGGTATCCGCGGTGCGTCGACCCCGGCGCTGCTGGCCGGCATGGCCGTCGTGGCCGGCGGTATCGGCCTGCTGATGTCGGCGGCCGTGGTGGCGGCCGTGGCCGGGACGGGCGACCGGGAGACCGCCCTGGCCGGCGCGGTGGTGAACGCCGCCATCCTGGCCGGACCGACGCTCAGCATCGCCCTGGTCACCTCGGCGGTCCAGTCCCGCACGGCCGGCCTCACGGCGGCCGGCCGTCCCGCCGCGGCGGCCGGCGGTTACGCCTTCGCCTTCGAGTCGCTCGCCGCCGCCGCCGTACTGCTCTGCGCGACGGCGGCCTACGGCCTGCGCCCGGACGCCCCGCACGGCCCGCGCCCGGGCGGGTGA